The Nostoc sp. 'Lobaria pulmonaria (5183) cyanobiont' genome window below encodes:
- a CDS encoding cytochrome c oxidase subunit II: MEQVPVSLWTLVAGIVVTAISIWIGQNHTLMPVQASLQAPLVDGFFNIMFTIAIALFLVVEGTIVVFLIQFRRRPGDDTDGVPIEGNLPLEVFWTAIPTVIVLLLGIYSVDVFNRMGGFDPAGHPHSAAHVAQMPGTALAATLSDTSQATTAPSIAPTIGIGASPQTLNKPADLVVDVKGIQYAWLFNYPDSGITSGELHIPVGADVQLNLSAQDVIHSFWVPNFRLKQDALPGIPTELRFVATKPGTYPVVCAELCGGYHGSMRTEVIVHTPEDYKTWRTENQIAQQQNLNQVVAVNPADLSTSEFLAPHTHDMGISAATLESVVK, from the coding sequence ATGGAACAAGTTCCTGTTTCACTATGGACTCTGGTTGCTGGGATAGTAGTTACAGCAATCAGTATTTGGATTGGTCAGAATCACACTCTGATGCCAGTGCAAGCATCGCTACAAGCGCCTTTGGTAGACGGTTTTTTCAACATCATGTTTACCATTGCGATCGCACTCTTCTTGGTGGTAGAAGGAACAATTGTAGTTTTTTTGATTCAGTTTCGTCGCCGTCCGGGTGACGATACCGATGGCGTGCCAATAGAAGGTAACTTGCCCTTAGAAGTCTTTTGGACAGCAATTCCAACAGTGATTGTCCTCCTCTTGGGCATCTACAGTGTAGATGTTTTTAACCGAATGGGAGGCTTTGATCCTGCGGGTCATCCTCATTCAGCAGCTCATGTTGCTCAGATGCCGGGAACTGCTCTTGCTGCCACATTAAGCGATACTTCCCAAGCAACAACTGCCCCATCAATTGCCCCAACAATTGGCATTGGTGCGTCTCCTCAAACCCTAAACAAACCAGCCGATTTAGTTGTTGATGTCAAAGGGATACAATACGCCTGGTTATTTAACTACCCTGATAGTGGCATTACCTCTGGGGAATTGCACATACCCGTCGGTGCTGATGTGCAACTCAACCTTTCTGCACAAGATGTAATTCACTCATTTTGGGTGCCAAACTTCCGCCTGAAACAAGATGCGCTTCCTGGTATACCTACCGAACTACGATTTGTCGCCACCAAACCAGGTACATATCCCGTAGTTTGTGCTGAGTTGTGCGGTGGTTATCACGGTTCAATGCGGACAGAGGTAATTGTCCACACACCAGAAGACTATAAAACCTGGCGGACAGAAAACCAGATTGCTCAACAGCAAAACCTCAATCAAGTCGTTGCAGTTAATCCAGCCGACTTATCAACATCAGAGTTTCTCGCACCCCACACCCATGATATGGGAATTAGTGCAGCAACTCTAGAGTCAGTAGTCAAGTAG
- the ctaD gene encoding cytochrome c oxidase subunit I encodes MTQVEFPRNTPPEGKKPEMVAGHTSHPKAWKWQDYFTFNVDHKVIGLQYLVTAFVFYLIGGLMAIALRVELATPESDVLDPNLYNAFMTNHGTIMIFLWIVPSAIGGFGNFLVPLMVGARDMAFPKLNAIAFWLNPPAGALILGSFIFGGSQSGWTAYPPLSLVTAPIAQTMWILAIVLVGTSSILGSLNFVITILMMKVPSMKWDQVPLFCWAILATSLLALLSTPVLAAGLILLLFDLNFGTSFFKPDAGGNVVIYQHLFWFYSHPAVYLMILPIFGIMSEVIPVHSRKPIFGYKAIAYSSVAICAVGLFVWVHHMFTSGTPGWMRMFFTISTLIVAVPTGVKIFAWVATLWGGKIRFTSAMLFAIGLLSMFVMGGLSGVTMGTAPFDIHIHDTYYVVGHFHYVLFGGSVFGIYAGIYHWFPKMTGRMLNETWGRIHFALTFIGTNLTFLPMHELGLQGMPRRVAMYDPQFIDLNKICTYGSIVLGISVIPFAINIIYSWLKGPLAGDNPWQALTLEWTTSSPPAIENWEVLPVVTHGPYDYGHGHSTEVQPSATPEATA; translated from the coding sequence ATGACGCAGGTAGAATTTCCACGGAATACTCCACCAGAAGGAAAGAAACCGGAAATGGTGGCTGGCCACACCTCTCATCCGAAGGCGTGGAAATGGCAAGACTATTTTACATTTAATGTTGACCACAAAGTTATTGGTCTTCAATACCTAGTAACAGCGTTCGTGTTCTATCTGATCGGCGGACTGATGGCGATCGCTCTGCGGGTCGAATTAGCAACACCAGAATCAGACGTACTCGACCCCAATCTGTATAACGCTTTCATGACCAATCACGGGACGATTATGATCTTCCTGTGGATTGTCCCTAGCGCCATTGGGGGATTTGGTAACTTTTTGGTGCCCTTGATGGTCGGTGCTAGGGATATGGCTTTCCCGAAGCTGAATGCGATCGCCTTTTGGTTAAATCCACCAGCAGGTGCGCTCATATTAGGTAGTTTCATTTTTGGCGGATCGCAATCTGGTTGGACAGCTTATCCACCTTTGAGCTTGGTAACAGCACCAATCGCTCAAACTATGTGGATACTTGCGATCGTTTTGGTGGGAACTTCCTCAATTTTGGGTTCACTGAACTTTGTGATCACCATTTTGATGATGAAGGTTCCTAGCATGAAATGGGATCAAGTGCCCCTATTTTGCTGGGCAATCTTGGCAACCTCCCTGCTAGCACTTCTCTCCACACCTGTATTAGCAGCCGGTTTAATTCTGCTGTTGTTTGACCTCAACTTTGGTACTTCCTTCTTTAAACCAGATGCGGGCGGTAACGTTGTAATTTATCAACACTTATTCTGGTTTTATTCTCACCCGGCAGTATATTTAATGATTCTGCCCATCTTCGGCATCATGTCGGAGGTAATTCCAGTTCACTCCCGCAAGCCAATCTTTGGCTATAAAGCGATCGCTTATTCTAGTGTAGCAATCTGCGCTGTCGGTCTGTTCGTCTGGGTACACCACATGTTTACCAGTGGCACACCCGGTTGGATGCGGATGTTCTTCACTATCTCCACGCTCATAGTTGCAGTTCCTACTGGCGTGAAGATTTTTGCCTGGGTTGCTACTCTTTGGGGTGGTAAAATCCGCTTCACCAGTGCGATGCTTTTCGCCATTGGCTTATTGTCCATGTTTGTCATGGGCGGCTTAAGCGGTGTGACGATGGGAACAGCCCCTTTTGATATTCACATCCACGACACATATTATGTTGTCGGACATTTCCACTACGTTCTGTTTGGCGGTTCCGTGTTTGGCATTTACGCCGGCATTTATCACTGGTTCCCCAAAATGACCGGACGAATGCTGAATGAAACCTGGGGACGGATTCATTTCGCCCTCACCTTCATCGGCACTAATCTGACCTTTTTACCCATGCACGAGTTGGGTTTGCAAGGAATGCCGCGACGAGTGGCAATGTATGACCCCCAATTTATCGACCTCAATAAAATTTGTACCTATGGTTCAATTGTTTTGGGGATATCGGTAATTCCCTTTGCGATCAATATTATCTATAGTTGGCTGAAGGGACCTTTGGCTGGTGATAATCCTTGGCAAGCTTTGACCTTAGAATGGACAACTAGCTCACCACCTGCAATTGAAAACTGGGAAGTGTTGCCGGTTGTGACTCATGGCCCTTATGACTACGGTCATGGTCATAGTACTGAAGTACAGCCATCTGCAACGCCGGAAGCTACTGCTTAG
- a CDS encoding cytochrome c oxidase subunit 3 has product MTIGTTTSEDHSVGHEEHPDLRVWGLLTFLASESLMFGGFFATYLFFRGTTAVWPPEGSEVELLVPTINTIILVSSSFVIHFGDSAIKKNDVKGMQLWYGITAIMGAIFLGGQVYEYSTLAYGLTTNVFANCFYIMTGFHGLHVFVGLLLILRVLWRSRRPGEYSATNHTFIEMTEIYWHFVDIIWIVLFTLVYVLTLF; this is encoded by the coding sequence ATGACTATAGGTACAACCACGAGCGAAGATCACAGTGTCGGACACGAAGAACATCCAGATTTAAGAGTTTGGGGACTGTTGACGTTCCTCGCCTCTGAATCCCTGATGTTTGGAGGATTTTTTGCCACTTATTTGTTTTTTCGAGGTACTACAGCCGTTTGGCCTCCAGAAGGAAGTGAAGTAGAACTACTTGTACCGACGATTAACACCATTATTTTGGTGTCTAGTAGTTTCGTCATTCACTTTGGTGATTCGGCGATTAAAAAGAATGATGTCAAGGGAATGCAACTGTGGTATGGAATTACTGCAATCATGGGGGCAATTTTCTTGGGTGGTCAGGTTTATGAGTACTCGACTTTAGCATACGGACTGACTACCAACGTCTTCGCCAACTGCTTTTATATCATGACTGGGTTCCACGGTTTGCACGTTTTTGTGGGACTGTTATTGATATTACGTGTATTGTGGCGATCGCGCCGTCCCGGTGAATATTCTGCAACCAATCATACTTTCATCGAAATGACAGAAATTTACTGGCACTTCGTAGATATTATCTGGATTGTCTTATTCACCTTAGTGTACGTTCTCACATTGTTTTAA